Within the Miscanthus floridulus cultivar M001 chromosome 2, ASM1932011v1, whole genome shotgun sequence genome, the region agcttaTCACCATGTCCTTCTAcaaacgcctgatcggaatgagcaagatcgctgaactcgtgaactttAGGATCACGGCagccgggaaagatacgcctcatcatctcaatatcactctccgtcagctctccaacagggcgatcatcatcagaattgagagccctagccatctcatatggctctaaatcatgcataatttcaacactattggagccacggaatccatctccaagtgcacttgcgcagcaatagggggcacatccacattcttaggaatgtctcctgcaacatcagtagagaaataaggaaagaatgaaagaaataaatgtaaggaatggggtaagctcccaaaaaccatgcggttaagacacttactcggatgattctgtgtcaaagggatctcataaggaggatctaccaCGGAAACATaagtctgacaaccatctccaactaccgcattgggggcagattgagcatcgagaaccATAGGTGCAATCTCCACATGCAGATAAGGTTCTGGAATGGGAGGATCgatgtgtgcctgatgatccattgctggggtaaacccatgagggatgggatcgacTAACACCCaatgcacaaccacgtccaaatattatagctggctcttcatagccgatctcacatagttctcccactaatccgcacaaccaattgagatcattcgcctgaatatgttgggaggagaaccttggtgtagtacaccatcaactgcaatgccatcatctccaaggcaatgcagctcctcccgagcccttgcaaccatctcactaaatgaaggcctatcattaaatagcacaggcacgctttgcatatcaaaaaactcaacatatccatagcgattgctttcaacggtgcctccatgatatatggtaactaggttgtccatctagttcaaacacgtaacgaaacacatgtcatttagtccaaattagacaatagatagtacctaacaagtactttctaactacaaactaagtaaataagataataactacatatatatatacagtgtactcactaaatagctagatcatatggagttaactaaatatgtaactacatatctaagtagctatctaattatatctatgtacctatgtatctatgtttctatctatcgacatatatatctcactagatcactaacgaaatcaactacctgagtcatcacaataactagtaaataacaaatgccaactaagtaggtacattgcatattcataatttttacctttccaacgactAATCCACGGACGTCGACGAAGTCGCAGCGGATGAAGGGTGTGGGTTAGGTCGACGATCCGTGctggcggtggcacggccggccgctgcaggtggcggggtcggcggtggcacggccgacGACAGCGGTGGCGTGCGGTGGGCATGGGATGCCCGGGGCTCCGCACGGCGAGTCTGGCTCGACGGGCGCAGGAGGCACGGCGGCCGTGGCCAAGGGTGgtggtggagggcggcaaggcggggcgcGGGCCATCCGCTGGGGCGTGGCGCAGGGCGGCCTAGGGGTGGCCACGGGGCTCGGGGCGCACGAGCGGGCGCGGTAACGTGGGCGCGGGTGCGGCGCGTCGTGGCCGAGGGTGGCCGGTGGAGGAAGGGCgtgggcggcgtcggcggcgcggAGCTCGGCTATCCTAgagcaagagagggagaggaagcgaGGAAGAGAGGTGCAGGccataggtattaaaggctcggcACCATAGATCTTGGtgacgagctcggcgccgtagatcttggcgatgagctcggcgccagagtgactggcgccgagctcactgccatgtcatctaccgtgcccaggcgctcggcgccagagacgctggcgccaagacatgttagctcggcgccagcaccaatggcgccgagctaaaggtccattttctgaattcttttcgccaggagtctatttgtgagaaactttcaaaaaaatgcCAAAATGTAAAAAATACGGCACAAATTTGTGATTTACACGACATGGTATTGCAAGGTACCATAGCCTGGACATATATCGCACAAGAGGAAATAGCTTGTGGATGAAGATTCATGGTGGTCGTCAGCAACCCCATAGCTTGGTGACGCTATTTTCACACGGTGCACTTTGTGTCTAGAATGCCAAGAGCAAGTTCATGAGTTCAGCGTGCCCAAAGTTGCTAACTCGGATGGGATAGGCACCCTGAATGGTCTAGTATCATGAAAACTAGGCATCAAAAGATGAGAGGGTCGGCAGAATAGTTTGCTTCATTGTGAAGCTCCATGTTTTGCACTTgtttgtgtgtgtatatatatacttagTTGTTTAATTTGTGAAGCTGATGCTGTCAGTGTTAAAATTTGTGAGGATTGATCAAAAGCTATGATGAAATCCTGTTATGATGTCACAAAATTAAAACGGGACTATCTACGTATGTCACTTTTTTTACACACAATTATTCCTCGATGACACATGTGTATTAACCTCGCTGATGTCTTCCCCATCAGATACCAGATATACTCAGTACGTATGAGGGTCGGAGAGTATGTGCTtacacgacgacgacgacacatGAGACGGAATACGGCATCTGACGTGACACAGAAAACGAGCACAGGACTTCGCTAGGAGATTTGTTATGCTTGGGGTTGACTAGCTTGCGTTGTGACGTGCATCAGGCCATCAGCCGATAGCTGAGGATTATTAGTCATATTGATTGGAATCGATTGAGAATGGAGCGCACTTAGGAAGGGCGTGACTGACACTTCTGAATCCAAACTGACGAAGGGGTCCATTTCAACACAGGATCAGGCTAAGTATTTCGGTATTTCCTCTCGATGCAACGCGGACTATATCGGGCTGGTCAACTTCACTTGAAATTGTTTATGCTTCAACTTAACTAATCCATCGATAGTTCGAATTCGATTTGTCATGTCGAAAAGCACACGTTAAAGTCTGAACAGCCTGCGCAATTTTTTATTTCTGTCcgagagaagaaaataagaacCGTGAGTAGTACTGGGCTGGTCCGATAAACAAAAACCATCGAACAACTTTATTTCCGCCAAGCCCATGTAACATGATACTTTTATAGGTCTTTGGTTTAGTATAACCGCCCACCGTGATGGTTtttgatgaaatttttatggtgagataattattgtatgtttgaactgtagtaaaagtttcatactcattggatcaactataaatctataactaagttatacatgatacAATGAGTATGAATTTTTTACTACAATTCAAGCATACAAGAATTAACCCACTATAAAAAATTTTACCACAattagaccatagaaactgcagttatgaattaaatatagaaaagcatagatctaactcatgtggagtccaacaaaattagattttccattttatgagctttctgtgatttactatgatttttcaaagattcagccaaaataaataaaaaagaaaaagacaaaccgcatttgaaaaccgcttataaccggtcagggaggtaaaacgaacggttttaaaagttcagggaggtGGTTTACCCGGTTTTACAGTTTAGAGAGAAAAAACAGACTTTCATAAAAATTAAGGgaggtaatgtggacttttttCCTATTGAAACCCTTCCGGTTGTTTGCGATGATAGTTTCAGACATTTAAAGAAAGTATAATGGTCGCCGCTCGGCGATGAGCCCAGGACCTAGAAAATCTTTGCCAAATCCTTCCTTTAATAAAATAGGCAGAAAAAGACtatctttcattctttcctaAAATAAGCAGAAGAAGACTATCTTTTACTACACGAAGACAGGAATAAAAGCGCACTTCCTCTATACTTCACATGCCTGATTTGTTGACTTCAGAAAGAAATTGTGAATTATCTCTTGTGCGTTATTCTTTTAATCATACTAGTTGTTTGTATAATTATTATCTAAAATCATCTAAAAATTAAGGCAACTAAAATAGAGTAATAACCCCCATAAAAGCTGAGTTTACACGGCGCGTCATGCCGAGCATGTGCAGTAAGTGAGGTATAATATACGATATACCACTAAAACAACCTAAGAGCATATCCCACTACAAGGTTTTAcccctgatgcaacggcctaaaagcgttgcaatataccaaaaataGTTGCAATAGATAAAATTGCAACATTTTTTTTCGTTGGTAGACGTTGCCATAGTAACCATGGCAAAAGGTTTGCCCAACGACTCATTTTAGTGTTGCAATAGGTTTTCCCCTATTGCAACACCAAGGAGTGTTGTTGCAACGTCATGTAGTGTTGCAACCCATAGTATAGGCAACCATCGTGGGTGTTGCAATAGTTACTATTGCAACACACCCGGTGTTGCAAGAAATACCTATTGCCACGTACTCAAAGCGTGGCAATAGGTGCACTAGCAACGATATTGGGTGTTGCAATAGACTTTATTGCCACGCATCAATAGCATTGCAATagatggaccctctattgccacgctatCTCGGTGAttgctataggtggaaccgtctattgccacgataaatatttcattgctagaggtagcctctctattgcaacgatcaatactggttgctataggtggaaccgtctattgccacgataaatatttggttgctagaggtagcctctctattgcaacactaaacattgtggttgctataggtgcctCCGTCTATTGCCACGGTAAatgtttggttgctagaggttgcatctctattgcaacgatcaatactggttgctattgttggaccctctattgccacgctaGCTATTGTGTTGCTACAGATTGGAGACTCTATTGCAACGCCCACTATTCCATTGGTATGATGTTTTTTGCAACACCATTTGTTTGTTGCTAtatcatatattgcaacgccaAATTATTTTATCGATAGTCCATATTGCAACGCTCTGTTTGCttcaaacaataattgcatgccgaaCAATATATGATAAAAGAAGCATTTAGACATCTATTAATCCAAAATATGCTTTATTCATACAACTCATTAATGAAACCACATCCAATGTCAAACTTAGTTGATAACACACTCACAACAACTGAAACACATAAGGTATCTGATGCACAGTAGCTACTTTGAACAGTTCAAAATGTAATAAGCTATGTGTAGCACTGTAGCAAAGGTTGGCTTGACATTGACCGTCCATCAGTTGTGCGCTCCACACAAACTCTATCTTGCTCCTGAAACAATCATTAACATTGGTATATTCAGCAAACAGAAACTTAGTATTCAGCTAAGTATCATTTCATTTTACAGTAACAAGAACTAGCCAACTGAATCTGATTCAGAAATATTCATAGGTATTGGAGTCAAAAATCACCTATGCTTTGCCAGCTTGTTGATTCCTTTTGGATAATGCTCGTTTCTTAGCCGCAGCATCCCTCAATGCTTTAGTAGTAGTAAAACTAACTGTCATATCCCCTCATTTGTTTTGACCAGTTTGAGTGTTATTCGTAGCACTATTTCTAGTTGTGCGACCATTACTTATACCTGCCGCTGTTGTAGCTTCGAGTTGTGTTTGTGGTGGGATGCTATCTTGGTTGACCTACAAATCAATAGATGGAGGGAAAATTATGCCTCATACTAAGGACTATCACATGACAACATTAAAGACTCTTCAGTTCTCAAACTACATGTTGATGTGATATTTCTTCACTTTTTGTATTTAcattttcttcatccatgtttatTGTAGCAGCAACCTCTACATTTTGTCCCCCATCTTTGTTAGCCTGCATTTCAATTTTGGTCAGAAAAATCATGAGTGGAGTTTGAAACTACGAAAATAATGCATGGTTTGTAGCCGACTATTATCTGTTGTATTGATGCTTGTACAGGTGTTGCTTGCATCATTGCCATAAACTCTTGCTTAAgagcttctctatcgacctcccttGCCTTCATCATTTGTTCCATCTGACGCCTATGTTCTTCCCTTTTGGCTTCCTTTTCAGCCTCTTGAGATTCTAATATCTCTTGTAGCTTTGAAAATGCTTCGGCTAGTGCCGATTCCTGACGCACTTGGTACTGGTAATCCTTAGACAGTAGTTGCCTTCTAGTTGGGTATTTTGCCAAGTATCCATTAGCATAGATCTTGGTTGATTTGCAGTTTCTTGTTTCCTGGTAGACTGACTGGAAAATATGATTTTGCTCCATGTCTGAGATGATGAGTGCTTCTCCATCTGTTTCCCTCTCTAAAATTTTGTTGCATGCATTATCCTAACAAAGGAGGAaagttgaagtagttaattgaaAATGATTTTGTAGACGCTCACTTTGCATCAGTTAATAAGGTTTGTACAAACTGTTATATACTCACATAGACATCCCTAGATTCTTGGCTTGTCCATTGCCCATTCTTACTGTGCGTGATCATAAAAAGCTCCAGATCATTTGGCTCATCACCAGTTATTGGGTCCCTCTAATTAGGCAAGAATGTAACAAATTAGCGATATTTCAAAAGGTAAGGAAGCATGGTCAAGTGCTTCTCAAGTTATTACCTTCTCAAAGACACACTGAGAAAAAGTCTTTGACCTGCCCGATGGTGTACCTTTACATTCTGTCGATTCCGAGAATTCTTGCAACTAACCCTCTGCACAAGGAGttgattataaaaaaatattgcaATGTACCAAAACATAGCCTTTATTTCATCAAGTGCAAATGGCAAGAATAAAGTAAAGGTCATCAAACCTGAAAACTTGTCTTGCCAAAATACAAAACTAGATAGTGCCATTCAACAATGTCCAACTCTTCTAGCTTATGTCTCATTCTCTCCTCATAGGTGGTGTACGCCCTGTATGTAGCACTTAATGTTGCTCGCCATCCTTTGTAACGCTCATTAGCGATGGTCcatatttttttcttgttttcttcattattctcaatgtcccacttatGTTGTTCAACATATAAAACATAAATTCTAGGCACTTCTTAACTAATTTGGTAACAAAACTGTGTATGCTAGCAAAAACAAATCAGAAACTTACCATCATATTAGATACTATTGAATATTTGACATCTTGGTGGATATCCTTCCATGTTCTCACCCCAATGAGTGGTGCTTTTTCCTTATGTACACTACTATTTCATCAGTAAATGTGTGTGCGTTCTCACCTACACCTCCTCCACGTGTAGAGAATTGGACTTTAAGCTTCTGACTGCCCTGCTTGGATCTCTTATGGCTGGCTGCCAATCCTTTCATAGTACCTCGTGCCTTCCTCTTTTGGGAGTCTTGTCCATCTAAACAATATACAATGCAAGAGATTAAACAAAATAATTTACATAGGGAAAACTAAACTGAACGTCAAAATAAAATCACAATAATCATCACGTACTATCTCCCTGTGTTTTCTCATGCCGAGCATgtgaaaggatcccaagtctctggtgaaaggaatgAATGGGTGCTAAGAGCTCGATTGTCGCTCAGTCGTGTGcttgtgtcgtgctcttgtgtttttatcttgTGGTTCGGTCTTGTGCGGATCTAGATCTCCCTCACAGGGTGCCCTGCTTTcacttttataggccaagggaaagcacgggttacagcggagaaaaatgagaagaacgagagagaggaaggcatctaggatcgtcgggtccttcttctccttcatgcgggtcccgccaatCCTATAGATGTTAACAAGGATGGCTCCACATCACGTCCCTATctatcactagcgccatgcgtaggcgccatctgtcggtcatggcattccatccCGTCCCgacggacatcgtggtgaactgacacgcatGTTAGCATTcatatgagggttaggcagaacagcactggtacgcccaacgctgttcttgatgtgaatcctcaggaatggcccatcatggcctcaGGTTACATCGAGCCATGTCCAtctcttccctagtgtcagagttttgacctaggcccatacacctagacctggagtggttggcgccgatatgggtccccgtcgggtgagacagagcccgcgacccttcgaggtcgagcgagatggagcccgcaaccATTGGGGTCAGACGAGATGGAGCACGctcccaagggtcaggcgagatagaatccgcg harbors:
- the LOC136537323 gene encoding classical arabinogalactan protein 9-like, with translation MACTSLPRFLSLSCSRIAELRAADAAHALPPPATLGHDAPHPRPRYRARSCAPSPVATPRPPCATPQRMARAPPCRPPPPPLATAAVPPAPVEPDSPCGAPGIPCPPHATAVVGRATADPATCSGRPCHRQHGSST